One Aminivibrio pyruvatiphilus genomic region harbors:
- a CDS encoding TRAP transporter small permease produces MKRLLHFGIVLYKATLTVMTVALFIIVGVSVFTRYFLNSSLGWSDELSRFLFIWVTFLGAAYAYGLNEHIGLDFVVDRIRSEKARTVIRLLGEICIGAVIFVIAWFGWDVAVSATNLSPALDIPMTFVYGVVPLTGALMLVQNVLKILQWIGRLRTMPTAQERR; encoded by the coding sequence ATGAAGCGGCTCCTCCACTTCGGCATCGTACTGTACAAGGCAACTCTTACCGTGATGACCGTGGCCCTCTTCATCATCGTGGGGGTAAGCGTGTTCACCCGGTACTTCCTGAACAGCTCCCTGGGATGGTCAGACGAACTTTCCCGGTTCCTCTTCATCTGGGTGACCTTCCTGGGGGCAGCCTACGCCTACGGACTGAACGAGCACATCGGGCTGGACTTCGTGGTGGACAGGATCCGGAGCGAAAAGGCGAGGACCGTCATCCGCCTTTTGGGTGAGATCTGCATCGGCGCGGTCATCTTCGTCATCGCGTGGTTTGGCTGGGATGTGGCCGTATCAGCCACGAACCTCTCCCCCGCCCTGGACATCCCCATGACCTTCGTCTACGGAGTGGTCCCCCTGACCGGGGCGCTCATGCTCGTCCAGAACGTCCTGAAGATCCTGCAGTGGATCGGGCGCCTGCGGACCATGCCCACCGCTCAGGAAAGGAGGTAG
- a CDS encoding TRAP transporter large permease, whose protein sequence is MLWLFLGILFFFTVFGVPIVFCLGIANLVMLWVMDIPLMALPAKVIQGADSFPLLAIPFFMFVGEVMNRGGIARRLVDFADALVGHITGGLGHVSILSSMFFGGICGSAVAETAAIGGLLIPPMKKQGFPGPLAAAICASAAVIGIIIPPSIPFILFGIITSTSIARIFLGGIIPGIIVGLALMVTTYFITKKQGIARPAPDRTFSLRRVGQTLLSAGWALTIPVIIVGGILGGVFTATEAGAVSAFVAMILGLFVYREISFKDLPGIFLATGKTTATVLYLCGMAMCTAWLLTRARVPFELAAMVQSITDSQLGVLLMTNVLLFFVGFVMDLTPAMLILAPILLPVMQQVGVDPVYFGVLMSVNLGIGLITPPVGTVLYVATGVAGVKFEELVKSIAPFVVAELAVLVLLIFFPQVILFIPNLVLP, encoded by the coding sequence ATGCTCTGGCTCTTTCTCGGCATCCTGTTCTTCTTCACCGTCTTCGGCGTTCCCATCGTCTTCTGCCTCGGCATAGCCAACCTGGTGATGCTCTGGGTCATGGACATCCCCCTTATGGCCCTCCCGGCGAAGGTCATCCAGGGAGCGGACAGTTTCCCCCTCCTCGCCATTCCCTTCTTCATGTTCGTGGGCGAGGTGATGAACCGGGGAGGCATCGCCCGGAGACTGGTGGATTTCGCCGACGCGCTGGTGGGGCACATCACAGGAGGTCTCGGACACGTCTCCATCCTCAGCAGCATGTTCTTCGGCGGCATCTGCGGCTCGGCGGTGGCTGAAACGGCCGCCATCGGGGGGCTCCTCATACCCCCCATGAAGAAGCAGGGCTTTCCGGGTCCCCTGGCGGCAGCCATCTGCGCCTCGGCGGCGGTGATCGGCATCATCATCCCGCCAAGCATCCCCTTCATCCTCTTCGGCATCATCACCAGCACCTCCATCGCCAGGATCTTCCTCGGAGGGATCATCCCGGGGATCATCGTGGGACTCGCGCTGATGGTGACAACTTATTTCATCACGAAAAAGCAGGGGATCGCCCGTCCGGCACCCGACAGGACATTCTCCCTCCGGCGGGTGGGACAGACCCTCCTGAGTGCCGGGTGGGCCCTTACCATTCCCGTGATCATCGTGGGCGGCATCCTGGGCGGCGTCTTCACTGCCACTGAAGCCGGGGCCGTCTCCGCCTTCGTGGCCATGATCCTCGGCCTCTTCGTCTACAGGGAGATTTCCTTCAAAGACCTGCCGGGCATCTTCCTCGCCACCGGCAAGACCACGGCCACGGTCCTCTACCTTTGCGGCATGGCCATGTGCACGGCGTGGCTCCTCACCAGGGCCAGGGTTCCCTTCGAGCTGGCGGCCATGGTCCAGTCCATCACCGATTCCCAGCTCGGGGTGCTTCTCATGACCAACGTCCTGCTCTTCTTCGTGGGATTCGTCATGGACCTCACGCCGGCCATGCTGATCCTTGCCCCCATCCTTCTGCCGGTGATGCAGCAGGTAGGGGTCGACCCGGTCTACTTCGGCGTGCTCATGTCGGTCAACCTGGGTATCGGGCTCATCACCCCGCCCGTGGGCACGGTGCTCTACGTGGCCACCGGCGTAGCGGGGGTGAAGTTCGAGGAGCTGGTGAAGTCCATCGCCCCCTTCGTGGTGGCGGAACTGGCAGTACTGGTACTGCTCATCTTCTTCCCCCAGGTCATCCTGTTCATCCCCAATCTCGTCCTGCCCTAG
- the xylB gene encoding xylulokinase produces MDVYLGLDIGTTSIKMILTDGEGKVVESRSRPLGISTPGHGWAEQDPEDWWTGVTELLSSVPGNVRVRGIGLSGQMHTLVPVDREGKVLRKAILWCDQRTASECAGAETLLGGESRVVEMTGNLIYPGFTLPKILWIRKHEPEVYRNIATCYIAKDYIGWRLTGERATEWSDASGSSCWDVSARKWRSDLLSALGVDEGWLPPVKGSAEIRGTLRPELARRLGWGETKVVCGGADNAVSAFGLGVASPGDCMISIGTSGTVLAVTESTAPDPTGRLHFFNSVLPGQSYYMGCMLAAAASLNWFRDAMGRDLTWDGIGKAVEETPPGAGGMLWLPYLNGERTPHRNPNARGVLYGLSSMSDRRHVFRAVMEGITYGLRDSFELVRAATPVKRVVMAGGGAKSAVWRRMTASMMGFPVSVAETEEGGAYGAAMLAALGGGLSLDDVREWTRILETVEPDFAEKEAYDRGYVQFQALYRDLRERFDATAGNG; encoded by the coding sequence ATGGACGTCTATCTCGGTCTGGACATCGGCACCACCAGCATCAAGATGATCCTGACCGACGGGGAGGGGAAAGTGGTGGAAAGCCGCTCCCGCCCCCTCGGAATTTCCACCCCCGGACACGGCTGGGCCGAGCAGGACCCGGAGGACTGGTGGACGGGAGTGACGGAGCTGCTCTCTTCCGTGCCAGGGAATGTCCGGGTGAGGGGGATCGGCCTTTCCGGGCAGATGCACACCCTCGTGCCGGTGGACCGGGAAGGAAAGGTGCTGCGGAAGGCGATTCTCTGGTGCGACCAGCGCACCGCCTCGGAGTGCGCCGGGGCAGAGACCCTTCTCGGCGGGGAATCCCGGGTGGTGGAAATGACCGGAAACCTCATCTATCCCGGCTTTACCCTGCCGAAAATCCTCTGGATAAGGAAGCACGAGCCGGAGGTCTACCGTAACATCGCCACCTGCTACATCGCCAAGGACTACATCGGCTGGCGCCTCACGGGCGAACGGGCCACGGAGTGGTCCGACGCCTCGGGAAGCTCCTGCTGGGACGTTTCCGCCCGGAAATGGCGGAGTGATCTCCTCTCCGCCCTGGGCGTGGACGAAGGATGGCTCCCCCCCGTGAAGGGATCGGCGGAAATCCGGGGAACCCTCAGGCCCGAGCTGGCGCGGCGTCTCGGCTGGGGAGAGACGAAGGTGGTCTGCGGCGGGGCGGACAACGCCGTATCCGCCTTTGGCCTCGGGGTTGCCTCTCCGGGAGACTGCATGATCTCCATCGGCACCTCCGGGACGGTCCTCGCCGTCACCGAGTCCACCGCCCCCGACCCCACCGGGCGGCTCCATTTCTTCAATTCCGTCCTTCCCGGCCAGTCCTACTACATGGGGTGCATGCTCGCCGCCGCAGCGTCCCTGAACTGGTTCCGGGACGCCATGGGAAGGGACCTCACCTGGGACGGCATCGGGAAGGCGGTCGAAGAGACACCCCCCGGTGCCGGGGGCATGCTCTGGCTTCCCTACCTTAACGGGGAGCGCACTCCCCACAGAAACCCCAACGCCCGGGGAGTGCTCTACGGCCTGTCCTCCATGAGCGACAGGCGCCATGTCTTCCGGGCGGTCATGGAGGGAATCACCTACGGCCTGCGGGATTCCTTCGAGCTGGTCCGGGCCGCCACCCCGGTGAAGCGGGTCGTCATGGCGGGAGGTGGGGCGAAAAGCGCCGTCTGGCGCAGAATGACCGCCTCAATGATGGGCTTTCCCGTCTCCGTGGCTGAAACGGAGGAAGGAGGAGCCTACGGGGCGGCCATGCTTGCCGCCCTCGGCGGCGGCCTTTCCCTGGACGATGTGAGGGAATGGACCCGGATCCTGGAAACGGTGGAACCGGACTTTGCGGAAAAGGAAGCCTACGACCGGGGATACGTTCAGTTCCAGGCCCTCTACCGGGACCTCAGGGAGCGGTTCGACGCCACGGCGGGAAACGGATAG
- the larA gene encoding nickel-dependent lactate racemase translates to MARISFPYEGFGDAVIPDGNLLAVLAPRTAALSSGSDLEEVKRALGEPIGSPRLRDMVKKGNSALILIDDNTRNTPTARLLPLVLEELAAGGVALQDTAVLIALGTHRAMSDAEVETKVGKDLLERVRVYQHDAHDEKGLANLGTTEHGTEVWVNKLLLEFDHVVALGHITPHRVAGFSGGAKMVQPGVSGVVTTGQTHWVSALYEGEEIMGTIDNPVRREMNAVAKKAGLSFIVNVVLDREERIYRCVCGDPEKAHAAGCEASREIFGVPFPEYADIVITDTFPADSELWQAAKGIYAGDLPLKKGGVLVTVTPCPEGVAQGHPELTDIGYLPFAEAKAMVDRGEIEDLTLAAHIVHVGRIIRDKGRGIMVCPCISPETSRKLGFAPAATPQEAVDLAFSMTGPGAKVIILQNGGDLLPIHEPEGGPSS, encoded by the coding sequence ATGGCACGGATATCCTTCCCCTACGAGGGATTCGGAGACGCGGTCATTCCAGACGGCAATCTTCTTGCGGTGCTCGCCCCCCGGACGGCGGCCCTTTCCTCCGGGAGCGACCTGGAAGAAGTGAAGCGGGCCCTCGGAGAGCCCATCGGCTCCCCGAGGCTGCGGGACATGGTGAAAAAAGGGAACTCGGCGCTTATCCTGATCGATGACAACACCCGGAACACCCCCACGGCCCGGCTGCTCCCCCTGGTTCTCGAGGAACTTGCGGCGGGCGGGGTGGCCCTGCAGGACACCGCGGTCCTCATCGCCCTTGGGACCCATCGGGCCATGTCGGACGCCGAGGTGGAGACCAAGGTCGGGAAGGATCTCCTTGAGAGGGTCCGGGTCTACCAGCACGACGCCCATGACGAAAAGGGGCTGGCGAACCTGGGGACAACGGAGCACGGCACGGAAGTGTGGGTCAACAAACTGCTCCTGGAATTCGACCACGTGGTGGCCCTGGGCCACATAACCCCCCACAGGGTGGCGGGCTTCTCCGGAGGAGCGAAGATGGTGCAGCCCGGAGTCTCCGGGGTGGTCACCACCGGCCAGACCCACTGGGTGAGCGCCCTCTACGAAGGAGAAGAGATCATGGGGACCATCGACAACCCCGTGCGCCGGGAGATGAACGCCGTGGCGAAAAAAGCGGGGCTCTCCTTCATCGTGAACGTGGTGCTTGACCGGGAGGAGCGGATCTACCGATGCGTCTGCGGTGACCCGGAAAAGGCCCACGCGGCGGGCTGCGAGGCGTCCCGGGAGATCTTCGGCGTTCCCTTCCCGGAGTATGCCGACATCGTGATCACCGACACCTTCCCGGCGGACAGCGAACTCTGGCAGGCCGCCAAGGGCATCTACGCAGGAGATCTTCCCCTGAAGAAGGGCGGCGTCCTGGTGACGGTGACCCCCTGCCCCGAAGGGGTGGCCCAGGGACATCCCGAGCTGACGGACATCGGCTACCTTCCCTTCGCCGAGGCAAAGGCCATGGTGGACCGGGGCGAAATCGAAGACCTCACCCTGGCCGCCCACATCGTCCACGTGGGACGGATCATCCGGGACAAGGGCAGGGGAATCATGGTCTGTCCGTGCATCAGTCCGGAAACATCCCGGAAGCTGGGCTTCGCCCCTGCAGCAACTCCCCAGGAGGCCGTGGACCTCGCCTTCTCCATGACCGGCCCCGGAGCGAAGGTCATCATCCTGCAGAACGGGGGGGACCTCCTTCCCATCCACGAGCCCGAAGGGGGTCCCTCTTCATGA
- a CDS encoding Ldh family oxidoreductase produces MAYDRMKYSALVDLSASILVNIGYPEHKARITAVVLAEADARGVSSHGVTRLKVYRNELEGGHVKPGEDPEIVHETPISLVVDGHYGVGAHISEFTMEKAIEKAKAHGTCFASVRNSNHFGMAGLWAEMAVKEGLMGSAFTNTIRCAVPTLGKERLLGTNPIAVGIPSDGELPWLLDMATTTAPRGKLGVYKRRNLEMPEGWFVGESGETVTDPSEATSILADPTGQWGGLLFLGGAGELMGGHKGYGLAVLVDMLCGPLAGGPWTRDVFQTMDANVGHFFSATRLDLFGDEKDIRRRVGEMLDALRSSAPSEGNERVYVHGEKETLRRKEALETGVPLDDATFGMLKDFAAEFGLTPPEKI; encoded by the coding sequence GTGGCATATGATCGCATGAAGTACAGCGCGCTGGTGGATCTTTCAGCTTCCATCCTGGTGAACATCGGCTATCCGGAGCACAAGGCCAGGATCACCGCAGTGGTCCTCGCCGAGGCCGACGCCCGGGGAGTGTCCTCCCACGGCGTCACCCGGCTCAAGGTCTACCGGAACGAGCTTGAAGGAGGCCATGTCAAGCCGGGAGAGGACCCGGAAATTGTCCACGAAACCCCCATCTCCCTCGTGGTGGACGGCCATTACGGCGTGGGGGCCCACATTTCGGAGTTCACCATGGAAAAAGCCATTGAAAAGGCGAAGGCCCACGGGACCTGCTTCGCCTCGGTGCGGAACTCCAACCACTTCGGCATGGCGGGCCTGTGGGCCGAAATGGCGGTGAAGGAAGGGCTCATGGGCAGCGCCTTCACCAACACCATCCGGTGCGCCGTTCCCACCCTGGGAAAGGAGCGCCTGCTCGGCACCAACCCCATCGCCGTGGGCATCCCCTCCGACGGCGAACTTCCCTGGCTGCTCGACATGGCCACCACCACGGCCCCCCGGGGAAAGCTCGGCGTCTACAAGCGCCGGAATCTCGAGATGCCCGAGGGCTGGTTCGTGGGCGAGTCGGGAGAAACGGTGACCGATCCGTCGGAGGCCACGTCCATTCTGGCGGACCCCACGGGACAGTGGGGAGGCCTGCTCTTCCTCGGAGGAGCCGGCGAGCTCATGGGCGGGCACAAGGGATACGGCCTCGCCGTCCTGGTGGACATGCTCTGCGGCCCCCTGGCGGGAGGTCCCTGGACCCGGGACGTCTTCCAGACCATGGATGCCAACGTGGGGCACTTCTTCTCCGCCACAAGGCTCGACCTCTTCGGCGACGAGAAGGACATCCGCAGGCGGGTCGGGGAAATGCTGGACGCCCTCCGCTCCTCCGCTCCTTCCGAGGGGAACGAGCGGGTATACGTCCACGGCGAAAAGGAGACCCTCCGCAGGAAGGAGGCCCTGGAGACGGGAGTGCCCCTGGACGATGCCACCTTCGGAATGCTGAAGGACTTCGCCGCCGAATTCGGCCTCACTCCCCCCGAAAAAATCTGA
- a CDS encoding NAD(+) synthase — protein sequence MKKEFANLYSHDFIRVAACVPAVRTADPSRNAGKTIGLLREASDRRAVLAVFPELGISAYSCGDLFFQDALLRSALKGLEAVLGASASLDMVIAAGVPLKIGDGLFNCAAVLFRGRILGVAVKSFLPNYREFYELRHFKPASALPSDTLDLLGQKDIPVGADLIFEAEGIPGFRLFCEICEDLWTPVPPSCYAALSGATVAVNLSASNVTTGKADYRRALVANQSARCIAAYVYAGAGPGESTTDLAWDGHALVAENGEILAESERFSREPAVTLADVDLGRLSSDRATITTFSDAGGRTERPSFRRITFPLGAPSGIIPLARTVPRFPYVPSDPSLRERRCREIYSIQVQGLATRMESSGIRNLVLGVSGGLDSTQALIVCARTMDLLGLPRTNIKAYSLPGFATSEKTAASARKLMESLGVEAGEIDIRPGCMQMLKDMGHPFAEGKPVYDVAFENVQAGQRTSLLFRIANARSAMVVGTGDLSELALGWCTYGVGDHMSHYNVNASLPKTLIQYLVRWAASSGVLGKEVSPVLEAVLGTEISPELVPGSAKDGPSQSTQAVIGPYELQDFNLFYILRYGYLPSKVAFLAEAAWRDASKGVWPDILPGRRTEYTPAEIKHWLSVFLRRFFTMSQYKRSCVPDGPKVGSGGSLSPRGDYRAPSDGSSAPWEEDLENIPGGER from the coding sequence ATGAAGAAAGAATTCGCAAACCTGTACAGCCATGACTTCATCCGCGTGGCGGCCTGCGTTCCCGCCGTCAGGACCGCGGACCCTTCCCGCAACGCCGGGAAGACCATCGGGCTGCTCCGGGAAGCCTCGGACCGCAGGGCGGTGCTCGCGGTCTTCCCGGAGCTGGGGATCTCCGCCTACTCCTGCGGGGATCTCTTCTTCCAGGACGCCCTGCTGCGGTCAGCCCTCAAGGGGCTTGAAGCTGTCCTCGGTGCCTCGGCTTCCCTGGACATGGTCATTGCCGCGGGAGTCCCGCTGAAGATCGGGGACGGTCTTTTCAACTGCGCGGCCGTCCTGTTCCGGGGCCGCATCCTCGGCGTGGCCGTCAAGAGCTTTCTCCCCAACTATCGTGAGTTCTATGAACTGAGGCATTTCAAGCCCGCCTCCGCCCTTCCCTCCGACACCCTGGACCTCCTGGGGCAGAAGGACATCCCGGTGGGAGCGGACCTCATCTTTGAAGCGGAAGGGATTCCCGGCTTCAGGCTTTTCTGCGAAATCTGCGAGGACCTCTGGACTCCCGTTCCGCCCTCCTGCTACGCCGCCCTCTCCGGGGCCACGGTGGCGGTGAACCTGTCCGCCTCGAACGTCACCACCGGAAAGGCGGACTATCGCCGGGCCCTCGTCGCCAATCAGTCGGCCCGGTGCATCGCCGCCTACGTCTACGCCGGGGCGGGACCGGGGGAGTCCACCACCGACCTTGCCTGGGACGGTCATGCCCTGGTGGCGGAGAACGGGGAGATCCTGGCGGAGTCGGAGCGGTTCTCCCGCGAACCGGCCGTGACCCTGGCCGACGTGGATCTTGGCCGCCTTTCCAGCGACCGGGCGACCATCACCACCTTCTCCGATGCCGGGGGAAGGACGGAGCGTCCCTCCTTCCGCAGGATCACCTTTCCCCTCGGCGCACCCTCGGGCATAATTCCCCTGGCCCGTACCGTCCCCCGGTTTCCCTACGTTCCATCCGATCCATCCCTCCGGGAGCGCCGGTGCCGGGAGATTTACAGCATCCAGGTCCAGGGGCTCGCAACCCGGATGGAATCGTCGGGGATACGGAACCTCGTCCTCGGGGTGTCTGGAGGGCTCGACTCCACCCAGGCCCTCATCGTCTGCGCCAGGACCATGGACCTTCTGGGGCTGCCGAGGACGAACATCAAGGCCTATTCCCTTCCCGGCTTCGCCACCTCCGAAAAGACCGCCGCCAGCGCGCGGAAACTCATGGAATCCCTGGGGGTGGAGGCGGGGGAGATCGACATCCGGCCCGGATGCATGCAGATGCTGAAGGACATGGGGCACCCCTTCGCAGAAGGGAAGCCGGTCTATGACGTGGCTTTCGAGAACGTGCAGGCGGGGCAGAGGACGTCGCTCCTCTTCCGGATCGCCAACGCCAGGAGCGCCATGGTGGTGGGCACCGGCGACCTCAGCGAGCTCGCCCTCGGGTGGTGCACCTACGGCGTGGGGGATCACATGTCCCACTACAACGTGAACGCCAGCCTTCCCAAGACCCTCATCCAGTATCTCGTCCGGTGGGCCGCCTCAAGCGGAGTTCTCGGCAAAGAGGTGTCCCCGGTGCTGGAAGCCGTCCTCGGAACGGAGATCAGCCCGGAACTCGTCCCGGGATCGGCGAAGGACGGCCCCTCCCAGAGCACCCAGGCCGTCATCGGGCCTTACGAGCTGCAGGACTTCAACCTCTTCTACATCCTGAGGTACGGCTATCTCCCGTCCAAGGTCGCCTTCCTTGCGGAAGCCGCCTGGCGGGACGCGTCAAAGGGCGTGTGGCCGGACATTCTCCCCGGGCGGCGGACGGAGTACACCCCTGCCGAAATAAAGCACTGGCTTTCCGTCTTTCTCCGCCGGTTTTTCACCATGAGCCAGTACAAGAGGTCCTGCGTTCCCGACGGACCCAAAGTCGGTTCGGGAGGATCCCTTTCTCCCCGGGGCGATTACCGGGCCCCGAGCGACGGGAGTTCCGCCCCGTGGGAGGAGGACCTGGAGAACATCCCCGGCGGAGAGCGCTGA
- the chrA gene encoding chromate efflux transporter, which produces MTGTEGSAAGSGCREGGTVSRASFLKDVFLCSLGAYGGPEAHMGVFLDQMVVKRRYLDEEELIELIALCSLLPGPTSTQTIVAIGHKTGGPLLGLLTMIVWACPVLLVMTALSFLYQFLDMLDISRSVLRYVGPMAAGFIAVAAFRIGRKVVTDRVTALLLLFGAGVTFFFRNPWVFPAVLLSGGAVMLLLRGEQGMWHRAEASPPWRYLVLFLLFAAGGAVMREGGFLPAELFERFYRYGYLVFGGGQVVVPLMFSELVEARSFLTGQEFLTGYGLVQGLPGPMFSFAAYAAGMAAREGSIPFQALTAIAGGVGIFLPGLLLIYFVYPVWNSVREIRAIRISLRGINAAAGGMIAASAALMMGAAGFSGENLAVFGATAALLVSGKIPAPLIVAASLAAGALI; this is translated from the coding sequence GTGACAGGGACAGAAGGTTCAGCGGCAGGAAGCGGCTGCAGGGAAGGAGGTACCGTGTCCCGGGCTTCCTTTCTGAAGGATGTCTTTCTCTGTTCTCTGGGAGCCTACGGGGGGCCGGAGGCCCACATGGGGGTCTTTCTCGACCAGATGGTGGTGAAGCGCCGCTACCTGGACGAAGAGGAACTGATCGAGCTTATCGCTCTCTGCAGTCTTCTTCCGGGGCCCACCAGCACCCAGACCATTGTCGCCATCGGGCACAAAACGGGTGGGCCGCTGCTGGGCCTGCTCACCATGATAGTCTGGGCATGCCCCGTTCTCCTGGTCATGACCGCCCTCTCCTTCCTCTACCAGTTCCTGGACATGCTGGACATCTCCCGGTCGGTCCTCCGGTACGTAGGTCCCATGGCCGCCGGCTTCATCGCCGTGGCGGCCTTCCGCATCGGGCGGAAAGTGGTCACGGACAGGGTCACGGCCCTCCTGCTTCTTTTCGGCGCCGGAGTGACTTTCTTTTTCCGGAATCCCTGGGTTTTCCCGGCGGTGCTTCTTTCGGGGGGAGCGGTCATGCTTCTCCTCCGCGGGGAGCAGGGAATGTGGCACCGGGCGGAGGCTTCTCCTCCCTGGCGCTATCTCGTCCTCTTTCTTCTTTTTGCCGCCGGGGGAGCGGTGATGCGGGAAGGAGGCTTTCTTCCCGCGGAGCTCTTCGAGCGGTTCTATCGCTACGGGTACCTTGTGTTCGGAGGGGGGCAGGTGGTGGTGCCCCTTATGTTCAGCGAGCTGGTGGAGGCCCGCTCGTTTCTGACGGGGCAGGAATTTCTCACCGGGTACGGCCTTGTTCAGGGTCTCCCCGGTCCCATGTTCAGCTTTGCGGCCTATGCGGCGGGGATGGCCGCCCGGGAAGGGAGCATTCCCTTCCAGGCCCTGACCGCCATCGCGGGGGGCGTCGGAATATTTCTCCCCGGCCTGCTGCTCATCTACTTCGTCTACCCTGTATGGAACTCCGTCCGGGAAATCCGGGCGATCCGAATCTCACTCCGGGGGATCAACGCCGCCGCCGGAGGAATGATTGCCGCATCCGCAGCGCTTATGATGGGAGCCGCCGGCTTCAGTGGCGAAAACCTCGCCGTCTTCGGGGCCACGGCGGCTCTCCTGGTTTCGGGAAAAATTCCGGCTCCCCTGATCGTGGCCGCCTCCCTGGCCGCCGGGGCTCTCATCTGA